A section of the Streptomyces sp. V3I8 genome encodes:
- a CDS encoding response regulator transcription factor has translation MTSGTIRVLIADDQQMVRQGFTVLLNTQPDMEVVGQAVDGLDAIAKVAELAPDVVLMDIRMPELGGIEATRRITDETPQIRVLVLTTFDLDEYVYDALRAGASGFLLKDASADQLAEAVRIVAAGDALLAPGITRRLIAEFSRLGSAPRAPLKQRVGELTERETEVLSLIAQGLSNAEIAERLFVAEQTVKTHVGRILVKLGLRDRTQAAVFAYECGLVRPTGY, from the coding sequence ATGACGAGCGGCACCATCCGCGTACTCATCGCCGACGACCAGCAGATGGTCCGGCAGGGCTTCACGGTGCTGCTCAACACCCAGCCCGACATGGAGGTGGTCGGCCAGGCGGTCGACGGCCTGGACGCGATCGCGAAGGTGGCCGAACTCGCCCCGGACGTCGTCCTGATGGACATCCGCATGCCCGAGCTCGGCGGCATCGAGGCGACCCGCCGCATCACCGACGAGACCCCGCAGATCAGGGTCCTGGTGCTGACCACCTTCGACCTCGACGAGTACGTGTACGACGCGCTGCGGGCGGGTGCCTCCGGGTTCCTGCTCAAGGACGCGTCGGCCGACCAGCTGGCGGAGGCGGTCAGGATCGTCGCCGCGGGCGACGCGCTGCTCGCGCCGGGGATCACCCGCCGCCTCATCGCCGAGTTCTCCCGGCTGGGCTCCGCACCCCGTGCCCCGCTCAAGCAGCGCGTCGGCGAGCTGACCGAGCGCGAGACCGAGGTCCTGTCCCTCATCGCCCAGGGCCTGTCGAACGCGGAGATCGCCGAGCGGCTGTTCGTCGCCGAGCAGACCGTGAAGACCCACGTGGGCCGCATCCTGGTGAAGCTGGGGCTGCGGGACCGGACGCAGGCGGCGGTGTTCGCGTACGAGTGCGGGCTGGTGCGCCCCACCGGTTACTGA
- a CDS encoding sensor histidine kinase has translation MTTAVPVSAYGSYVTETTQTQTTPPAGGRPRSPEFQLAMDASQGLRQDLFQDAFAFRPLPRMRVDGPLTRRLPPRLRERATRLPHALVVLAGMMALLISLAGNGGGDLPQLLTGLLALGAVSLTLLRPVGAFWVSMALTPVIALFGSDGSADWPWRPGAFATHLIVLTIVAMRTRPRTAAWMWALTAAYGLFEEILFSGDSYYTNTMPFLFVSALALLVVTVWHVRREAAQKVTAQQTVTAHERSRRTLLEERTTIARELHDVVAHHMSVVAIQAEAAPYRVENPPPELEYAFKVIRENAVIALSELRRVLGVVRAEDYEAPDAPQPKLADLNRLLSNVRDAGLQVNSTVTGAVRELPQGVELSAYRIVQEALSNSLRHAPGASAEVEVSYVLGGLGLRIVNGPPTGLVKPSPGAGHGITGMRERVSMLDGEMTAEATDDGGYEVAVFLPVRSAGATEDPA, from the coding sequence GTGACGACCGCCGTCCCCGTCTCCGCCTACGGTTCGTATGTGACCGAGACGACCCAGACCCAGACGACACCGCCGGCCGGCGGCCGGCCGCGCAGCCCCGAGTTCCAGCTGGCGATGGACGCGTCGCAGGGGCTGCGGCAGGACCTGTTCCAGGACGCCTTCGCCTTCCGTCCGCTCCCGAGGATGCGCGTGGACGGCCCCCTCACGCGACGGCTGCCGCCGCGCCTGCGGGAGCGGGCCACCCGGCTCCCGCACGCCCTGGTGGTGCTGGCCGGCATGATGGCGCTGCTCATCTCCCTCGCGGGCAACGGCGGCGGCGACCTGCCACAGCTCCTGACCGGCCTCCTGGCGCTGGGCGCGGTCTCGCTGACCCTGCTCAGGCCGGTCGGCGCCTTCTGGGTCTCCATGGCGCTGACCCCGGTCATAGCCCTGTTCGGCAGCGACGGGAGCGCCGACTGGCCCTGGCGGCCCGGTGCCTTCGCGACCCACCTGATCGTGCTCACGATCGTGGCGATGCGCACCAGGCCCCGCACCGCGGCCTGGATGTGGGCGTTGACCGCGGCCTACGGCCTCTTCGAGGAGATCCTCTTCAGCGGTGATTCCTACTACACGAACACCATGCCCTTCCTGTTCGTGAGCGCGCTGGCCCTGCTCGTCGTCACGGTGTGGCACGTGCGCCGCGAGGCCGCGCAGAAGGTGACCGCTCAGCAGACGGTGACCGCGCACGAGCGCTCCAGGCGCACCCTCCTCGAGGAGCGCACGACGATCGCCCGGGAGCTGCACGACGTGGTCGCCCACCACATGTCGGTGGTCGCCATCCAGGCGGAGGCCGCGCCGTACCGCGTGGAGAATCCTCCGCCGGAGCTGGAGTACGCCTTCAAGGTGATCAGGGAGAACGCGGTCATAGCGTTGTCCGAGCTGCGCCGGGTCCTGGGCGTCGTACGCGCCGAGGACTACGAGGCCCCGGACGCCCCGCAGCCCAAGCTGGCGGACCTGAACCGCCTCCTGTCGAACGTGCGCGACGCCGGCCTCCAGGTGAACAGCACGGTCACCGGGGCGGTGCGGGAGCTTCCGCAGGGCGTCGAGCTGTCCGCCTACCGCATAGTCCAGGAGGCGCTGAGCAACAGCCTGCGCCACGCGCCGGGCGCATCGGCCGAGGTGGAGGTCAGCTACGTGCTCGGCGGGCTCGGACTGCGCATAGTGAACGGTCCGCCCACCGGGCTGGTCAAGCCGTCACCTGGCGCCGGGCACGGCATCACGGGGATGCGGGAAAGGGTGTCGATGCTGGACGGGGAGATGACGGCGGAGGCGACGGACGACGGCGGTTACGAGGTCGCGGTCTTCCTGCCGGTCAGGTCGGCCGGGGCGACGGAGGACCCGGCATGA
- a CDS encoding cytochrome P450, with protein sequence MTAIDPPKSFDPWDQAFVENPYPAYADLRAHGRVHYYEPTNQWLIPHHTDVSALLRDRRLGRTYQHRFTHEDFGRTAPPPEHEPFHVLNDHGMLDLEPPDHTRIRRLVSKAFTPRTVDRLRPYVDRLASELVGDLVAAGGGDLLKDVAEPLPVAVIAEMLGIPESERAQLRPWSADICGMYELSPSEETAEKAVRASVEFTEFLRELIAVRREEHGDDLVSGLIAAYDEGDRLSEQEMISTCVLLLNAGHEATVNATVNGWWALFRHPEQLAALRADRGLVGTAVEELMRYDTPLQLFERWVLDEIEVDGTVIPRGSEVALLFGSANHDPAVFADPETLDLSRGENPHISFSAGIHYCIGAPLARIELAASMGALLEQAPSLRLAADPHRKPNFVIRGLEELQVEL encoded by the coding sequence ATGACAGCCATCGACCCCCCGAAGTCCTTCGACCCCTGGGACCAAGCCTTCGTGGAGAACCCGTACCCCGCGTACGCGGACCTCCGCGCACACGGCAGGGTGCACTACTACGAGCCCACGAACCAGTGGCTGATCCCCCACCACACGGACGTGTCGGCGCTGCTGCGCGACCGCCGCCTCGGCCGCACCTACCAGCACCGCTTCACCCACGAGGACTTCGGCCGGACCGCTCCACCCCCGGAGCACGAACCGTTCCACGTGCTCAACGACCACGGCATGCTCGACCTGGAGCCCCCGGACCACACACGCATCAGGCGGCTGGTGTCGAAGGCGTTCACCCCGAGGACGGTGGACCGGCTGCGCCCGTACGTGGACCGGCTGGCGTCCGAGCTGGTCGGTGACCTGGTCGCGGCAGGCGGCGGCGATCTGCTGAAGGACGTCGCCGAGCCCCTCCCGGTGGCGGTGATCGCGGAGATGCTGGGCATCCCGGAGTCCGAGCGGGCCCAGCTGCGGCCCTGGTCGGCGGACATCTGCGGAATGTACGAGCTGAGCCCGTCCGAGGAGACCGCGGAGAAGGCGGTGCGGGCGTCGGTCGAGTTCACGGAGTTCCTGCGGGAGCTGATCGCGGTACGGCGCGAGGAGCACGGCGACGACCTGGTGTCGGGGTTGATCGCCGCCTACGACGAGGGGGACCGGCTCAGTGAGCAGGAGATGATCTCGACGTGCGTACTGCTGCTGAACGCCGGCCACGAGGCGACCGTGAACGCCACGGTGAACGGCTGGTGGGCCCTGTTCCGGCACCCGGAACAGCTGGCGGCGCTGCGCGCCGACCGGGGCCTGGTGGGCACGGCGGTGGAGGAGCTGATGCGGTACGACACCCCGCTGCAGCTGTTCGAGCGCTGGGTGCTGGACGAGATCGAGGTCGACGGGACGGTGATCCCGAGGGGGAGCGAGGTGGCGCTGCTGTTCGGATCCGCCAACCACGATCCGGCGGTGTTCGCCGATCCGGAGACGCTCGACCTGTCCCGCGGGGAGAACCCGCACATCTCCTTCAGCGCGGGGATCCACTACTGCATCGGGGCACCGCTCGCCCGTATCGAGCTGGCGGCCTCCATGGGCGCGTTGCTGGAACAGGCCCCGTCACTCCGCCTGGCGGCCGACCCCCACCGCAAACCGAACTTCGTGATCCGAGGACTGGAGGAACTCCAAGTGGAACTATGA
- a CDS encoding adenylosuccinate synthase: MPALVLLGAQWGDEGKGKATDLLGGSVDYVVRYQGGNNAGHTVVVGDQKYALHLLPSGILSPGCTPVIGNGVVVDPSVLFSELNGLNERGVDTSKLLISGNAHIITPYNVTVDKVTERFLGKRKIGTTGRGIGPTYADKINRVGIRVQDLYDESILTQKVEAALDGKNQLLTKVFNRRAIETDQVVEELLTYAEKLRPYVADTVLVLNKALDDDKVVLFEGGQGTLLDIDHGTYPFVTSSNPTAGGACTGSGVGPTKISRVIGILKAYTTRVGAGPFPTELFDEDGEALRRIGHERGVTTGRDRRCGWFDAVIARYATRVNGLTDFFLTKLDVLTGWEQIPVCVAYEIDGRRVEELPYSQSDFHHAKPVYETLPGWSEDITKAKTFADLPKNAQAYVKALEEMSGAPISAIGVGPGRTETIEINSFLK, translated from the coding sequence GTGCCCGCACTTGTGCTGCTCGGTGCTCAGTGGGGTGACGAAGGCAAGGGAAAGGCCACCGACCTGCTCGGTGGTTCCGTGGACTATGTGGTGCGCTACCAAGGCGGCAACAACGCCGGCCACACGGTAGTCGTGGGTGATCAGAAGTACGCCCTCCACCTCCTCCCTTCCGGAATCCTCTCGCCGGGGTGCACCCCGGTCATCGGTAACGGAGTCGTTGTCGACCCGTCGGTCCTGTTCTCCGAGCTGAACGGACTGAACGAGCGAGGCGTCGACACGTCCAAGCTCCTCATCAGCGGAAACGCGCACATCATCACGCCGTACAACGTGACGGTGGACAAGGTGACGGAACGCTTCCTCGGCAAGCGGAAGATCGGCACCACCGGCCGGGGCATCGGCCCGACCTACGCCGACAAGATCAACCGCGTCGGGATCCGCGTCCAGGACCTGTACGACGAGTCGATCCTGACGCAGAAGGTCGAGGCGGCCCTCGACGGCAAGAACCAGCTCCTCACCAAGGTCTTCAACCGCCGCGCCATCGAGACCGACCAGGTCGTCGAGGAGCTGCTGACCTACGCGGAGAAGCTGCGCCCGTACGTCGCCGACACCGTCCTGGTGCTCAACAAGGCGCTCGACGACGACAAGGTGGTCCTCTTCGAGGGCGGCCAGGGCACGCTGCTGGACATCGATCACGGCACGTACCCCTTCGTGACGTCGTCGAACCCCACCGCGGGCGGCGCCTGCACGGGTTCGGGCGTCGGCCCGACGAAGATCAGCCGCGTGATCGGCATCCTGAAGGCGTACACGACGCGGGTCGGGGCGGGTCCGTTCCCCACCGAGCTGTTCGACGAGGACGGCGAGGCGCTGCGCCGGATCGGCCACGAGCGCGGTGTCACCACCGGCCGTGACCGCCGCTGCGGATGGTTCGACGCGGTCATCGCCCGGTACGCGACGCGCGTCAACGGCCTGACCGACTTCTTCCTCACCAAGCTCGACGTCCTCACCGGCTGGGAGCAGATCCCGGTCTGCGTGGCGTACGAGATCGACGGCAGGCGCGTCGAGGAGCTGCCGTACTCGCAGAGCGACTTCCACCACGCGAAGCCGGTCTACGAGACCCTGCCCGGCTGGTCGGAGGACATCACGAAGGCCAAGACCTTCGCCGACCTGCCGAAGAACGCCCAGGCGTACGTGAAGGCGCTGGAGGAGATGTCCGGCGCCCCGATCTCCGCCATCGGCGTCGGCCCGGGCCGCACGGAGACGATCGAGATCAACTCGTTCCTGAAGTAG
- a CDS encoding diacylglycerol kinase, with protein sequence MTEVATSDQLLVVIDPVARHGDGEAVRIAKDVLSAGATTKVCLPDGPEEFDRALARRGSRRPVVIGDDRALLRAVSLLHRRRELAGCALSLVPVGVDDGAVALARALGVPLGAVAAARAVLDGSERRLDLLVDDSDGVVLGALRIPPLGRDADDPGAHAGSGDGGSAGDAWGAGGAWGARSAGSSADGGHRHHHHHWLHTCRSLVRTLAARPVRGAAPSAPGPTRLRIEVDGRTLVDLDQPVAAVSITTGDGEGRGGGGGGGGGGRARVVVRPASVGASAAPLEAVARTITVSGADFRYRADAVVGGPVRTRTWVVREGAWGLTLPR encoded by the coding sequence ATGACCGAGGTGGCGACTTCCGACCAGCTCCTGGTGGTCATCGACCCGGTCGCCCGTCACGGTGACGGTGAGGCGGTACGGATCGCAAAAGACGTGCTCAGTGCGGGTGCGACGACGAAAGTGTGCCTCCCCGACGGGCCCGAGGAATTCGACCGGGCACTGGCCCGGAGGGGGTCGCGGCGGCCCGTCGTGATCGGGGACGACCGGGCGCTGCTGCGTGCCGTGTCCCTCCTGCACCGGCGGCGCGAGCTGGCCGGATGCGCGCTGTCCCTGGTGCCGGTGGGCGTGGACGACGGCGCCGTGGCGCTCGCACGGGCCCTCGGGGTGCCCCTGGGGGCCGTCGCGGCGGCCCGCGCCGTGCTCGACGGCTCCGAACGGCGGCTCGACCTGCTGGTGGACGACAGCGACGGGGTGGTGCTCGGCGCGCTGCGGATTCCGCCGCTGGGCCGGGATGCGGATGATCCGGGCGCTCATGCCGGTTCCGGGGACGGCGGGAGCGCCGGGGATGCCTGGGGTGCCGGGGGTGCTTGGGGTGCCCGGAGTGCCGGTTCCTCGGCGGACGGGGGTCACCGGCACCATCACCACCACTGGCTGCACACCTGCCGATCTCTCGTCCGTACGCTCGCCGCGCGTCCCGTCCGGGGTGCGGCGCCCTCCGCGCCCGGGCCCACGCGGTTGCGGATCGAGGTCGACGGTCGCACCCTCGTCGATCTGGACCAGCCCGTGGCGGCCGTGTCGATCACCACGGGGGACGGCGAAGGCAGGGGCGGGGGCGGCGGGGGTGGTGGCGGGGGCAGGGCACGGGTCGTGGTCCGGCCCGCCTCCGTCGGCGCGTCGGCCGCGCCGCTGGAGGCCGTGGCCCGGACGATCACCGTGTCCGGGGCGGACTTCCGCTACCGGGCGGACGCGGTGGTGGGCGGGCCCGTGCGGACGCGGACGTGGGTGGTGCGGGAGGGGGCGTGGGGGCTGACCTTGCCGAGGTGA
- a CDS encoding GntR family transcriptional regulator yields the protein MPGTGSGNGAVTRSTLRQQIADALRDEVLAGRLQPGKEFTVKEIAEQYGVSATPVREALVDLSAQGLLDADQHRGFHVHEYSLNDYRGMIEARTLVTESIFHGLLDATGATTKGARAALATRADDPRTAAALAGVRRRGEEAQRAATAGDLNILIGYDLRFWRELSNLFGNPYLADFLHRLRVQSWVCAVQHLRRLEDLRGHLWAGHTDLVDALTRRDAPAAHDIVAAYNTHSLTLIEVLSQG from the coding sequence ATGCCCGGCACCGGCAGCGGCAATGGCGCCGTCACGCGCAGCACCCTGCGGCAGCAGATCGCGGACGCGCTGCGCGACGAGGTGCTCGCCGGGCGTCTGCAGCCGGGCAAGGAGTTCACGGTCAAGGAGATCGCCGAGCAGTACGGCGTCTCCGCGACCCCCGTCCGTGAGGCCCTGGTCGACCTGTCGGCCCAGGGCCTCCTGGACGCCGACCAGCACCGCGGGTTCCATGTCCACGAGTACTCGCTGAACGACTACCGGGGCATGATCGAGGCCCGCACGCTGGTCACGGAGAGCATCTTCCACGGGCTGCTGGACGCGACCGGCGCGACCACCAAGGGAGCCCGCGCCGCGCTCGCCACCCGCGCAGACGACCCGCGCACCGCCGCCGCGCTCGCCGGGGTGCGCCGCCGCGGCGAGGAGGCGCAGCGGGCCGCCACGGCCGGTGACCTGAACATCCTCATCGGCTACGACCTGCGCTTCTGGCGCGAACTGAGCAACCTGTTCGGCAACCCCTACCTCGCCGACTTCCTGCACCGGCTGCGCGTCCAGTCCTGGGTGTGCGCGGTCCAGCACCTGCGCCGGCTGGAGGATCTGCGGGGCCACCTGTGGGCCGGGCACACGGACCTCGTGGACGCCCTCACGCGCCGGGACGCCCCGGCCGCGCACGACATCGTCGCGGCGTACAACACCCACTCGCTGACCCTGATCGAAGTGCTGTCGCAGGGCTGA
- a CDS encoding response regulator transcription factor, which translates to MSIRVLIADDQMMVREGFSVLLGAMPDIEVVGEAVNGREAVDRVRELTPDVVLMDIRMPEMNGIEATREIVAADGTAKVLVLTTFDLDEYVYQALRAGASGFLLKDASARQLADGVRVVAAGEALLAPSVTKRLITEFSKMSQEPRFPATAHAAYGDLTERETEVLVLIAQGLSNAEIAGRLVVAESTIKTHVSRVLVKLGLRDRTQAAVFAYEAKLVTPG; encoded by the coding sequence ATGAGCATCCGGGTACTGATCGCCGACGACCAGATGATGGTCCGTGAGGGGTTCTCGGTGCTGCTCGGCGCGATGCCGGACATCGAGGTCGTCGGCGAGGCGGTCAACGGCCGGGAGGCGGTCGACCGGGTCAGGGAGCTCACACCGGACGTGGTCCTGATGGACATCCGGATGCCCGAGATGAACGGCATCGAGGCGACGCGCGAGATCGTGGCGGCGGACGGTACGGCGAAGGTGCTCGTGCTGACGACGTTCGACCTCGACGAGTACGTGTACCAGGCGCTGCGCGCCGGAGCGTCGGGCTTCCTCCTCAAGGACGCCTCGGCCCGTCAGCTCGCGGACGGGGTGCGGGTGGTGGCGGCCGGCGAGGCCCTGCTGGCCCCCTCGGTGACGAAGCGGCTGATCACGGAGTTCTCGAAGATGTCCCAGGAGCCCCGCTTCCCGGCCACCGCGCACGCGGCGTACGGAGACCTGACGGAGCGCGAGACGGAGGTACTGGTGCTCATCGCCCAGGGCCTGTCCAACGCGGAGATAGCGGGCCGCCTGGTCGTGGCCGAGTCCACTATCAAGACCCACGTGAGCCGCGTCCTGGTGAAACTGGGCCTGAGGGACCGGACGCAGGCAGCGGTCTTCGCCTACGAAGCCAAGCTGGTGACTCCGGGCTGA